Proteins from a single region of Cydia pomonella isolate Wapato2018A chromosome 13, ilCydPomo1, whole genome shotgun sequence:
- the LOC133524219 gene encoding ribosome biogenesis protein WDR12 homolog — MDVDATEAQLQVRFVTKQEQYAVPDSPYAIQSNVQTADLNTLVNALLKEADGSVKTVEFDFLVCGELLCSPLGDHLQEKGVSTEQTLEVEYLERFPAPSPQDCLMHDDWVSAVQAHGNWILSGSYDNSLHIWTTKGQHKLAIPGHTSPIKAVSWVSVNGDQAVFASGSHDQSAMLWVWNVSNNSVDCVVTCRGHEKGVESLSVSADASRLATGSWDTNICLWSASLSDEDNVPAKKRSKSDRGQDHGNTREPLTTLKGHREAVSGVQWMDYNTVLSSGWDHLLKIWDCELNGIKQEIAGNKAFFDVDWSPLSNAMITASADRHVRLYDPRSQESIVKTTFTSHTGWVQSVRWSKTRDTLFLSAGCDGQVKLWETRSPRTPLYELSGHEDKVLCCDWSVPSLLVSGSCDNTLRIFKAKTALNA, encoded by the exons ATGGACGTTGATGCAACGGAGGCCCAGTTGCAAGTCCGATTCGTTACTAAACAAGAACA ATATGCAGTTCCCGACAGTCCCTACGCCATACAAAGCAACGTGCAAACTGCAGACCTCAACACATTGGTTAATGCCCTGCTCAAAGAAGCTGACGGCTCAGTAAAGACAGTTGAATTCGATTTCTTAGTGTGCGGGGAACTCTTGTGCTCGCCTCTTGGTGACCATCTTCAAGAGAAGGGTGTATCTACAGAACAGACTTTAGAAGTTGAGTATCTGGAGAGATTCCCAGCACCAAGCCCACAGGACTGTTTGATGCATGATGATTGGGTTTCTGCAGTGCAGGCCCATGGAAATTG GATCCTATCAGGCAGCTATGACAACAGTCTGCACATTTGGACCACCAAAGGGCAGCACAAGCTAGCTATACCAGGTCACACATCTCCAATCAAAGCGGTCTCTTGGGTATCTGTTAATGGTGATCAGGCAGTTTTTGCTAG CGGTTCCCATGACCAATCAGCCATGCTGTGGGTGTGGAATGTGTCCAACAACTCCGTGGACTGTGTGGTGACGTGCCGGGGACACGAGAAGGGAGTGGAGAGCTTGTCTGTGTCCGCAGATGCCTCCAGACTGGCGACTGGCAGCTGGGACACTAATATATGCTTATGGAGCGCTA GTCTTTCTGATGAAGACAATGTACCAGCCAAGAAGAGGAGCAAATCCGACCGTGGACAAGATCATGGAAATACACGG GAGCCACTGACAACGTTAAAAGGGCACCGCGAGGCGGTGTCCGGCGTGCAGTGGATGGACTACAACACGGTCCTGTCCAGCGGCTGGGACCACCTGCTCAAGATATGGGACTGCGAGCTGAATGGCATCAAACAGGAAATCGCTG GCAACAAAGCATTTTTCGACGTAGACTGGTCTCCGCTCAGCAACGCCATGATAACCGCCTCCGCAGACAGACACGTCCGTCTTTATGATCCAAGATCTCAAG AAAGCATAGTAAAGACGACGTTCACGTCACACACGGGATGGGTGCAGTCAGTGCGCTGGTCGAAGACACGGGACACGCTGTTCCTTAGCGCCGGCTGCGACGGACAAGTCAAGCTGTGGGAGACTAGAAG CCCCCGCACCCCGCTATACGAGCTGAGCGGTCACGAAGACAAAGTCCTCTGCTGCGACTGGTCCGTGCCGTCCCTGCTCGTCAGTGGCTCCTGCGACAACACGCTCAGGATATTCAAGGCCAAGACCGCTCTGAACGCGTAA
- the LOC133524215 gene encoding protein alan shepard isoform X5 — protein MASAGAQYRGAQQWAAAYPQPCRYPPPQPQAYAQQQPYTPHQYTGASIGGGCVTGARVPTAASPANTASSSSSNTGSAGGTRSTSLSTAPPPPASSASTTGAAGEQLSRTNLYIRGLSQNTTDKDLVQMCQMYGNIISTKAILDKNTNKCKGYGFVDFETIASAEAAVKGLQAKGVQAQMAKVGIWFLRRLNRQQEQDPTNLYMANLPPHFKENDVDQLLAKFGQVVSTRILRDTHGHSKGVGFARMESREKCEQIIQMFNGNPIPGAKEPLLVKFADGGNKKKALYNKQDGNNGRAWRDNNDSLTQYLQAMGVGGVYAGNVSAGAGGECGVYRGGSGYGVAAVHPHQLHHHHHATPAAWLAPYAALLPPAHPPHHAAHPAHPTHIPIDSVPSQYVNWDSLRPDNELYYFASHPYQYFAGPTPPIIQMPMESEHASTAASPDEAYQPYPPPK, from the exons TACACGGGTGCGTCGATAGGCGGCGGCTGCGTGACGGGCGCGCGGGTGCCAACGGCGGCGTCGCCGGCCAACACGGCGTCCTCGTCGTCCTCCAACACGGGCTCGGCGGGCGGCACGCGCTCTACCAGCCTGAgcacggcgccgccgccgccggcgtcGTCGGCGTCCACCACCGGCGCCGCCGGCGAGCAACTAAGCCGCACGAACCTGTACATACGCGGCCTCAGCCAGAACACCACCGATAAGGACCTAGTCCAAATGTGCCAGAT GTATGGTAACATAATCTCGACTAAAGCAATATTGGATAAAAATACGAATAAATGTAAAG GTTACGGTTTTGTAGATTTTGAGACAATCGCGTCAGCGGAGGCAGCTGTAAAAGGATTACAAGCCAAAGGTGTTCAGGCCCAGATGGCTAAAGTGGGTATCTGGTTCCTGCGTAGACTGAACCGT CAACAAGAGCAGGACCCCACGAACCTGTACATGGCGAACCTGCCGCCGCACTTCAAGGAGAACGACGTGGACCAGCTGCTGGCCAAGTTCGGGCAGGTGGTGTCCACGAGGATCCTGCGCGATACGCATGGACACAGCAAAGGTGTTGGCTTCGCGCGCATGGAGTCTAGAGAGAAGTGCGAGCAGATTATACAG ATGTTCAACGGCAACCCGATCCCCGGAGCCAAGGAGCCGCTTCTGGTGAAGTTCGCAGACGGCGGCAACAAGAAGAAGGCGCTCTACAACAAGCAAGACGGCAACAACGGCCGCGCGTGGCGGGACAACAACGACTCCCTCACTCAG TACTTACAGGCGATGGGGGTCGGCGGCGTGTACGCGGGCAACGTgagcgcgggcgcgggcggggaGTGCGGCGTGTACCGCGGCGGCAGCGGGTACGGGGTGGCGGCCGTCCACCCGCACCAGCtgcaccaccaccaccacgcCACGCCGGCCGCCTGGCTGGCGCCCTACGCCGCGCTGCTGCCGCCCGCGCACCCGCCGCACCACGCCGCGCACCCCGCGCACCCCACGCACATACCCATCGACTCTGTGCCTAGCCAATAC GTAAACTGGGACAGCTTAAGGCCGGATAATGAATTATAC TACTTCGCGTCGCACCCGTACCAGTACTTCGCGGGCCCGACGCCGCCCATCATCCAGATGCCGATGGAGAGCGAGCACGCGTCCACGGCGGCGTCCCCGGACGAGGCCTACCAGCCGTACCCGCCGCCCAAGTAG